One genomic segment of Candidatus Hydrogenedens sp. includes these proteins:
- a CDS encoding glycoside hydrolase family 28 protein, with protein MKQYLIVTLCILIVTSFTTYAQTEKKDKLFPIMESFGTSILTFGAIPDGKTLNTHFIQEAIDTVSEQGGGIVIIPTGRFLTGTIVLKNNVFLYLSPGSLLISSTNIEDFPEIIPTYRSYTDNYSQRALIFSEKQTNIGIVGYGKIYGQGEQFKEDENRKYKFRPYLVRLIECKDVNLEGITFENGAMWTIHLLACGNVHCSNIKINSRCNHNNDGIDIDSCEDVIVSDCHIISGDDSIVLKSTSPKPCKNITVTNCILSSLCNALKMGTESNGGFQNISISNCTIYDTRISGVTIQTVDGGITENIVVNNISMKNVRNPIFIRLGNRARPCCPDKPVTSVGTMKKIVISNIIATDADYIGCPISGLPNHYIEELTLRDINLTFKGGVENQIGIPEEKEDAYPEYRMFGTLPAYGFFIRHVKNMFMDNITIHTEEKDNRPALFITDVQAPIISNIHLFDQTEKEQYIITENSDKIILKDIYINGDKKL; from the coding sequence ATGAAACAGTACTTGATTGTCACTTTATGTATTTTAATAGTTACTTCATTCACAACGTATGCACAGACAGAAAAGAAAGACAAACTCTTTCCAATAATGGAGTCATTTGGCACCTCAATACTCACATTTGGAGCCATCCCAGATGGAAAGACTTTGAACACACACTTTATTCAAGAAGCCATTGACACAGTTTCGGAACAAGGAGGGGGAATTGTAATTATTCCGACAGGAAGATTTTTAACAGGAACGATTGTTTTGAAAAACAATGTGTTTCTCTATCTCAGCCCAGGGAGTTTATTAATAAGTAGCACCAATATCGAAGATTTTCCTGAAATAATACCCACATATCGTTCTTATACAGACAATTATTCGCAACGGGCACTCATTTTTTCAGAAAAACAGACAAATATTGGGATTGTCGGTTATGGAAAAATCTATGGACAAGGAGAACAGTTTAAGGAGGATGAAAACAGAAAATACAAATTTCGACCTTACCTCGTACGATTGATTGAGTGCAAAGACGTAAATTTAGAAGGAATAACTTTTGAAAATGGTGCAATGTGGACTATTCATTTGCTTGCATGTGGTAACGTCCACTGTTCGAATATAAAAATTAACAGCCGTTGCAATCACAATAATGATGGCATTGACATTGATTCCTGCGAAGATGTCATCGTTAGCGACTGCCATATTATTTCTGGAGACGATTCTATCGTCCTCAAAAGCACATCACCCAAACCATGTAAAAACATAACTGTTACGAATTGCATTTTAAGTTCCTTATGCAATGCCTTGAAAATGGGGACGGAATCAAATGGCGGGTTTCAGAATATTTCAATTAGCAATTGCACTATTTATGATACCCGCATATCTGGTGTAACAATTCAAACCGTAGATGGAGGAATAACAGAGAATATTGTTGTTAACAATATTTCAATGAAGAATGTAAGGAATCCCATTTTCATTCGTTTAGGAAACCGTGCACGACCTTGCTGTCCCGACAAGCCTGTTACCTCTGTGGGGACAATGAAAAAGATAGTTATTTCTAATATTATTGCTACAGATGCTGATTATATTGGCTGTCCCATCTCAGGATTACCAAATCATTATATTGAGGAACTCACTTTGCGAGATATAAATCTAACATTCAAAGGAGGTGTAGAAAACCAAATAGGCATTCCCGAAGAAAAAGAAGATGCTTATCCAGAATATAGAATGTTCGGGACGTTACCTGCATATGGTTTTTTCATAAGACATGTAAAAAATATGTTTATGGATAATATCACCATACACACGGAAGAAAAAGATAACCGACCTGCTCTTTTTATTACAGATGTCCAAGCACCTATTATTTCAAATATTCATCTATTTGATCAGACTGAAAAAGAGCAATACATAATTACTGAAAATAGCGATAAGATAATCTTAAAAGATATTTACATAAATGGGGACAAAAAACTTTAA